One window of the Acaryochloris sp. CCMEE 5410 genome contains the following:
- the gor gene encoding glutathione-disulfide reductase: MSYDYDLFVIGAGSGGIATARRAAEYGAKVGIAEYGRLGGTCVNRGCVPKKLMVYASHFPSHFDAATGYGWSPVESQLDWLKMITAVNDEVTRLNGIYQRMLDNSKVEVYRGRAALVDAHTVAIGDQKVTADKILVAVGGKPVKPANIPGIEHAITSDDIFNLKEQPKHLVVLGGGYIGIEFACILKGLGSEVTLIIRADKILRGFDDDIRSEIQDAMQKHGIRVLNNMTDLAIAKSDTGLQITVKQADNAEETILADAVSLAATGRIPNLEGLGLENTAIEVDGGAIAVNEYSQTAEPNIYSVGDCTDRINLTPVAINEGRAFADTHFGGKSRTMSYDNVPTAIFTTPEAATVGLTEAEAQEQYGEDKIKVFRSRFRPMYYTLPNHDEKTLMKLVVNTDTDQVLGAHMVGDHAGEIIQGVAIAVKMGATKAQFDATVGIHPSSAEEFVTMR, encoded by the coding sequence ATGAGTTACGACTATGATTTATTTGTAATTGGTGCAGGCTCCGGTGGAATTGCCACAGCCCGTCGCGCTGCCGAGTATGGTGCCAAAGTTGGCATTGCAGAATATGGCCGTTTGGGCGGCACCTGTGTGAATCGCGGCTGTGTGCCTAAGAAGCTGATGGTCTATGCGTCTCACTTCCCGTCCCATTTTGATGCTGCCACGGGCTATGGTTGGAGCCCAGTCGAGAGCCAACTAGACTGGCTCAAAATGATCACGGCTGTGAATGATGAAGTCACACGTCTTAACGGTATCTATCAACGGATGCTAGATAACTCCAAAGTGGAAGTCTACCGGGGACGTGCGGCCCTTGTCGATGCCCATACCGTTGCAATCGGCGATCAAAAAGTCACTGCAGATAAAATTTTGGTGGCGGTGGGGGGCAAACCCGTTAAGCCTGCCAACATTCCCGGTATCGAACATGCCATTACTTCAGACGATATTTTTAATCTGAAAGAGCAGCCTAAGCATCTGGTTGTTCTCGGTGGGGGCTATATCGGCATTGAATTTGCCTGCATTCTGAAAGGATTAGGGTCTGAAGTGACGCTGATTATCCGGGCTGACAAGATTTTGCGCGGCTTTGATGACGATATCCGCTCAGAAATTCAAGACGCGATGCAGAAGCATGGTATTCGGGTACTGAATAATATGACAGATTTGGCCATTGCAAAATCCGATACGGGACTCCAAATCACCGTTAAGCAGGCTGACAATGCTGAAGAAACGATTCTAGCCGACGCTGTGAGCCTGGCGGCGACGGGGCGTATCCCCAATCTCGAAGGCTTGGGATTGGAAAATACAGCTATTGAAGTAGACGGCGGTGCGATCGCAGTTAATGAATATAGTCAGACTGCAGAACCCAATATCTATTCCGTGGGTGACTGTACGGATCGGATTAACCTCACACCCGTTGCCATTAACGAAGGACGAGCATTTGCCGATACCCATTTTGGTGGCAAGTCCCGAACCATGAGCTATGACAATGTACCGACAGCCATTTTTACCACCCCTGAAGCCGCTACGGTGGGTTTAACGGAAGCAGAAGCTCAGGAACAGTATGGCGAAGACAAAATCAAAGTCTTTCGCAGTCGCTTCCGCCCCATGTATTACACCCTGCCGAACCATGATGAGAAAACCTTGATGAAGTTAGTGGTCAATACCGACACCGATCAGGTGTTAGGAGCGCATATGGTGGGGGACCATGCGGGAGAAATTATTCAAGGGGTTGCGATCGCAGTCAAGATGGGAGCTACAAAAGCCCAGTTTGACGCTACTGTCGGGATTCACCCCAGTTCTGCCGAAGAATTTGTAACAATGCGCTAA
- a CDS encoding GNAT family N-acetyltransferase: MHLSIDFRPICDDDLNNLKQIYASTRAEELQVLSWSQEEKEIFLQRQFQAQHQYYQAQFREAEYLMILEGNQPIGRLYVDRRPDEIRIIDIAILPAYRGQGIGSSLLQQILAEGQCSHKSVRIHVEQNNRALKLYQRLGFQKKSENGVYFLMEWMPNS; this comes from the coding sequence ATGCATTTGTCTATCGACTTTCGTCCAATATGTGATGACGATCTCAATAATTTAAAGCAAATCTATGCAAGCACTCGGGCAGAAGAATTGCAGGTCTTATCCTGGAGTCAAGAAGAGAAGGAGATCTTCTTGCAGAGACAGTTTCAGGCTCAGCATCAATATTACCAGGCTCAGTTTAGAGAGGCTGAATATTTGATGATTTTGGAGGGAAATCAGCCTATTGGTCGCTTATATGTTGACCGACGTCCTGATGAGATTCGAATTATTGATATTGCTATTTTACCTGCCTATAGAGGACAAGGAATTGGTTCATCACTACTACAACAAATCTTAGCTGAAGGGCAGTGTTCACATAAATCTGTCAGGATTCATGTTGAGCAAAATAATAGAGCTTTAAAGTTATACCAACGTCTTGGATTCCAAAAGAAATCTGAGAATGGTGTTTATTTTTTGATGGAATGGATGCCTAATTCTTAG
- a CDS encoding GNAT family N-acetyltransferase: MQNSSLLIRSATPADDQQIAQHFYQMWLDNQVPAEQIRADWQAVTLAFLATARDQLGYQGYIASLDEEIVGSVGCQVFSGLYPFLISQDQRHYGYIWGVYVEAAYRRQGVGRQLTEVAVEYLRSQHCTHAILHASPWGKPVYEQIGFTPSNEMRLEL, translated from the coding sequence ATGCAAAATTCCTCCCTTTTGATTCGCTCTGCAACTCCCGCCGATGATCAACAGATTGCCCAGCATTTTTACCAAATGTGGCTGGATAACCAGGTCCCTGCTGAGCAGATTCGAGCGGATTGGCAAGCCGTCACCTTAGCGTTCCTGGCAACGGCCCGCGATCAGTTGGGTTATCAGGGATATATCGCCTCTCTAGATGAAGAAATTGTCGGATCGGTGGGCTGTCAAGTCTTTTCGGGGCTGTATCCATTTCTGATTAGCCAAGACCAACGTCACTATGGCTATATTTGGGGCGTCTATGTGGAAGCAGCCTACCGTCGCCAGGGGGTTGGTCGTCAACTGACTGAAGTGGCTGTGGAATATTTGCGATCGCAACATTGTACCCATGCCATCCTCCATGCTTCCCCTTGGGGCAAACCCGTCTACGAGCAGATTGGCTTTACACCATCCAACGAAATGCGCTTAGAGCTTTAG
- a CDS encoding chlorophyll a/b-binding protein: MSSSNVPEPDQTPSTELETVPEPGFGWTDYAERINGRFAMVGFMVLLLLELVTRQDFFTWVGLR; encoded by the coding sequence ATGAGTTCATCAAACGTCCCTGAACCGGATCAAACCCCCTCAACAGAGCTAGAGACCGTCCCTGAACCTGGGTTTGGGTGGACGGATTATGCAGAGCGGATTAATGGTCGCTTTGCCATGGTGGGGTTTATGGTGCTTCTTTTATTAGAACTAGTGACCCGCCAAGATTTCTTTACTTGGGTGGGATTGCGCTAA
- a CDS encoding nuclear transport factor 2 family protein, protein MPALRSVLSVSSVLPMAQPLSLALEQHIIEVEERLRLAMLTSDVAALDQLLADDLVFTNHLGQTISKHDDLAFHQSGLCRFQTIEYSERRIQPLGEGVVVSVRVQWAGLYGETPFQDHLRFTRLWQRSSQDLWQVIIGHSSVIHSNVPSPSVPKE, encoded by the coding sequence ATGCCCGCTTTACGCTCCGTTTTATCGGTTTCAAGTGTATTGCCCATGGCTCAGCCCCTTTCGCTTGCCTTAGAGCAACATATTATCGAGGTTGAAGAACGACTCCGCTTAGCCATGCTGACCTCTGACGTGGCCGCTCTCGATCAACTGCTTGCCGATGATTTGGTGTTTACGAATCATCTGGGCCAGACCATCAGCAAACATGATGACTTGGCTTTCCATCAATCCGGTCTCTGTCGATTTCAGACAATTGAGTATTCAGAACGACGAATCCAACCCCTAGGAGAGGGGGTAGTTGTCTCTGTGCGAGTGCAGTGGGCAGGCCTTTATGGCGAGACCCCGTTCCAGGACCATCTCAGGTTTACTCGTCTATGGCAACGTTCTTCTCAAGATCTGTGGCAAGTGATTATCGGCCATAGTAGCGTTATTCACAGCAATGTTCCCTCACCCTCTGTACCCAAAGAATAA
- the bchM gene encoding magnesium protoporphyrin IX methyltransferase — MPTTNDKAVVQDYFNTVGFDRWRRIYGDGDVNKVQKDIRIGHQQTVDTVISWLKADGDLSGQSFCDAGCGVGSLSIPLATMGIQVSASDISKKMVEEAQSRAQQTLGQDQNPSFSVQDLETLSGSYDTVICLDVLIHYPDQKVPEMINHLASLAQSRIILSFAPWTIGYMLLKKIGSFFPGPSKTTRAYLHRDFDICDILRSQGWTIERKAMTKTSFYFSRIIEAKRPEA, encoded by the coding sequence ATGCCTACCACCAACGATAAAGCTGTTGTCCAAGATTATTTCAATACCGTTGGTTTCGACCGTTGGCGGCGGATTTATGGCGACGGAGATGTCAATAAAGTCCAAAAAGACATTCGCATCGGTCATCAGCAAACGGTAGATACCGTAATCTCCTGGCTAAAAGCCGACGGAGATTTATCGGGACAATCCTTTTGCGATGCAGGCTGTGGCGTGGGTAGTTTAAGCATCCCCTTGGCAACAATGGGCATCCAGGTCTCGGCCAGTGATATTTCTAAAAAAATGGTGGAAGAGGCCCAGTCTCGAGCCCAGCAAACCTTGGGCCAAGATCAAAACCCTAGCTTCAGCGTTCAAGATTTGGAAACCTTATCCGGGAGTTACGATACGGTCATTTGTCTGGACGTTTTGATCCATTATCCCGACCAAAAAGTACCGGAAATGATCAACCACTTAGCGTCCCTTGCCCAATCCCGGATTATTCTGAGCTTTGCCCCCTGGACGATTGGCTATATGTTGTTGAAGAAAATCGGCAGCTTCTTCCCCGGTCCCAGCAAAACGACCCGCGCTTATCTACATCGAGATTTTGATATTTGCGACATTTTGCGATCCCAAGGGTGGACCATTGAACGCAAAGCCATGACTAAAACCAGCTTCTATTTCTCTCGCATCATCGAAGCCAAGCGTCCAGAAGCATAG
- a CDS encoding 3'(2'),5'-bisphosphate nucleotidase → MPYESERNIAIQAVQAAAQLCEQVRREIVPEAIEKKDKSPVTVADFGAQALICRALSTAFPQDPVVGEEDAADLRTPEMAERLAQVTQYVQAIVPDATSDQVTGWIDHGNGQVGSRYWTLDPIDGTKGFLRGDQYAIALALIENGEIKVGVLGCPALSFTEGQTGLMGVAVRGAGATLSPLAGGAPQSIKVVSADQSDHLRFVESVESGHGDQSRQAAVAKAAGITQDSLRMDSQAKYMAVAAGEAALYLRLPSPKTPDYREKIWDHAAGVILVEEAGGRVTDIAGRSLDFSIGAKLVNNQGVVVSNGSIHDPVLAAL, encoded by the coding sequence ATGCCCTACGAATCTGAGAGAAATATCGCCATCCAAGCTGTACAAGCGGCAGCCCAACTTTGCGAACAAGTGCGGCGCGAAATTGTCCCAGAAGCCATTGAGAAGAAAGATAAAAGCCCGGTAACCGTGGCTGACTTTGGCGCTCAAGCTCTAATTTGTCGAGCTTTATCTACAGCTTTTCCTCAAGATCCCGTGGTGGGTGAAGAGGATGCCGCAGACTTACGAACCCCGGAGATGGCTGAGCGATTGGCCCAGGTCACTCAATATGTGCAGGCCATTGTTCCCGATGCCACGTCTGATCAAGTCACTGGCTGGATTGACCATGGTAACGGTCAGGTGGGATCACGCTACTGGACTTTAGATCCCATTGACGGCACCAAAGGGTTCCTGCGTGGAGATCAATATGCCATTGCCTTAGCCTTAATTGAAAATGGCGAAATTAAAGTCGGCGTTTTGGGCTGTCCAGCCCTCTCTTTTACAGAGGGTCAAACGGGTCTCATGGGCGTTGCCGTGCGCGGAGCCGGCGCAACCCTATCTCCTTTAGCAGGGGGAGCCCCTCAATCTATAAAAGTCGTCTCTGCGGATCAATCTGACCATCTCCGCTTTGTAGAAAGCGTAGAATCCGGCCATGGCGATCAGTCCCGCCAAGCCGCGGTTGCCAAAGCTGCAGGTATTACCCAAGACTCCTTACGAATGGATAGCCAAGCCAAATATATGGCGGTTGCCGCTGGAGAAGCCGCCCTCTATTTGCGGCTCCCCTCTCCCAAAACCCCGGATTATCGCGAGAAGATTTGGGACCACGCCGCCGGGGTGATCTTAGTGGAAGAAGCAGGCGGTCGAGTCACGGATATCGCCGGTCGATCCCTCGATTTCTCCATCGGCGCAAAACTGGTGAATAACCAAGGGGTCGTCGTCAGCAATGGCAGTATCCATGATCCAGTGCTAGCCGCTCTGTAA
- a CDS encoding Fur family transcriptional regulator, producing the protein MKQSADTIVQVLKEKGLRVTPQRYAVYANLLSRTDHPTVEHLLQDLNQDFPISSQATVYSSLQALRDVGLVREVLLEEGVSRYDANVDPHHHFRCRQCGEIEDIPWNCFQEISLSNLRPGLKAQTYEVTVSGLCDRCQP; encoded by the coding sequence ATGAAGCAGTCTGCTGACACCATCGTGCAAGTTTTAAAGGAGAAAGGTCTCCGAGTCACACCCCAGCGTTATGCGGTGTATGCCAATTTGCTGTCTCGGACCGATCATCCGACCGTAGAGCATCTATTGCAGGATCTAAATCAAGATTTTCCCATTTCTTCTCAAGCGACGGTGTATAGCTCGCTGCAAGCCCTAAGAGATGTAGGTCTGGTCCGGGAAGTCTTACTTGAAGAAGGCGTGTCCCGCTACGACGCCAACGTCGATCCTCACCATCATTTCCGCTGTCGCCAGTGTGGCGAAATTGAAGACATCCCCTGGAATTGTTTCCAAGAAATTAGCCTTAGTAACCTCCGGCCCGGCTTAAAAGCCCAAACCTATGAGGTCACCGTAAGTGGCCTATGTGATCGCTGCCAGCCCTAA
- a CDS encoding phytoene/squalene synthase family protein: protein MVQMALESPTDHRQVERFCQEILPQVSRTFALSIRFLPGNLGRAVLCGYLLARIADTIEDDPVATVESKIRLLDKFLVCFDEPAQADMFPQIVGTLEGEAAHLHLVENTHLVFALFRSLPAKSQQTLQHWITEMVQGMQKFVKLHAQGIRIKTLEEYQEYCYYVAGTVGYLLTDLWFEHSPSVDFATYHTLRQTCAAFGEGLQTVNILKDIAWDAEHENSIYVPQDALETHGSSHEKLLDPEFLAQNHAAIKSLVELAWSDLDKAAQYLMEVPRSAIPIRLFCILPLVFAYATLRDITGSTAMLKSGGNIKISRAEVKSLIMVGPFTVLSNFTIRRLIDQVRQQPFLWGNKNTSFKKVA from the coding sequence ATGGTACAAATGGCCCTGGAGTCTCCCACCGATCATCGGCAAGTTGAACGCTTTTGCCAAGAAATATTGCCACAAGTCTCTCGCACCTTTGCCTTAAGTATTCGGTTTTTACCGGGCAACTTAGGGCGTGCCGTCCTCTGTGGCTACCTGCTGGCTAGAATTGCAGACACCATCGAAGATGATCCCGTCGCCACGGTAGAATCCAAAATCAGACTCTTGGACAAATTTTTGGTCTGCTTTGATGAGCCAGCCCAGGCCGATATGTTCCCCCAAATCGTCGGCACCCTAGAAGGGGAAGCGGCCCATCTCCATTTGGTTGAAAATACCCATCTTGTTTTTGCCCTGTTTCGTAGTTTACCGGCCAAATCACAACAGACCCTACAGCATTGGATTACAGAAATGGTGCAGGGGATGCAAAAGTTTGTCAAACTCCATGCCCAAGGCATCCGCATTAAGACCCTAGAAGAATATCAGGAATATTGTTACTACGTCGCCGGTACCGTCGGCTATCTGCTCACGGACTTATGGTTTGAGCATTCTCCCAGCGTTGATTTTGCCACTTACCATACTCTGCGGCAGACCTGTGCCGCCTTCGGTGAAGGGTTACAAACCGTCAATATTCTCAAGGATATTGCTTGGGATGCTGAACATGAGAACTCCATCTATGTCCCCCAGGATGCGTTAGAAACCCATGGCAGCAGTCATGAAAAACTGTTGGATCCAGAATTTCTTGCCCAGAATCATGCAGCCATCAAATCTTTGGTAGAACTGGCCTGGTCCGATCTAGATAAAGCAGCCCAATATTTGATGGAGGTTCCTCGGTCTGCCATCCCTATTCGGCTTTTTTGCATCTTACCTCTGGTGTTTGCCTATGCGACCCTGCGGGATATCACCGGATCAACCGCAATGCTCAAGTCCGGCGGGAATATTAAAATTTCCAGGGCAGAGGTCAAGTCTTTAATTATGGTGGGTCCCTTCACCGTATTAAGCAACTTCACTATCCGTCGCCTGATTGACCAAGTCCGCCAGCAACCCTTTCTATGGGGTAATAAGAACACTTCATTCAAGAAAGTGGCCTAG
- a CDS encoding DUF6916 family protein, whose protein sequence is MSISRRHFLLFSGTTFITVGTSSLPLGAKQNSHTWAKTLNSSNASLGQMHCSTFETLKDRTFQVFTEEGEQLHLQLEQVDEHGQSKQLEQFSLIFRGYQGQSLSQGTYQIQHRQLGRFSLFLVPTGEPETSMYYQAAFTRLLV, encoded by the coding sequence ATGAGTATTTCCCGACGGCATTTTCTTTTATTCTCTGGCACCACTTTCATCACAGTTGGAACTTCTTCCTTGCCCCTAGGTGCCAAACAAAACTCTCACACCTGGGCTAAGACATTGAATTCCAGCAATGCGTCTTTGGGCCAGATGCATTGCTCTACTTTTGAGACCCTCAAGGATAGAACCTTCCAAGTTTTTACCGAGGAAGGAGAGCAGCTGCACCTCCAGTTAGAGCAAGTCGATGAACATGGGCAGTCCAAACAGTTGGAGCAATTTTCGCTCATTTTTCGAGGTTACCAAGGCCAATCTTTATCCCAAGGGACTTATCAGATTCAGCATCGTCAACTGGGGCGCTTTAGCTTGTTTCTGGTTCCCACAGGAGAACCAGAAACAAGCATGTACTATCAAGCTGCCTTTACTCGCCTCCTGGTCTAA
- a CDS encoding succinate dehydrogenase/fumarate reductase iron-sulfur subunit yields MQVLFKISRQQRQSAVKVQTYSLDVDPSTTILDCLNLIKWQQDGSLAFRKNCRNTICGSCSMRINHRAALACQQNVKAELARSYSAWNQQNGADSDRENPDSIPVIEIAPMGNMPVIKDLVVDMNQFWQNLDQVEPYVSSSSRQVPEREFLQSPEDRSKLDQMGNCILCGACYSDCNALPANGSFVGPHALAKAHRLLADTRDQATEHRLEQYNQDIQGVWGCTRCFNCNTVCPMGVAPLDQISKIKSQVLANPTLPDSRPLRHRRVLVDLVQEGGWIDERKFGLKVVGNNFKDLPGLFSLVPLAGQMLRRQKLPIKFDASTGTDEVRGLIEAVKKRQSKAASQSESTR; encoded by the coding sequence ATGCAAGTTCTGTTCAAAATATCCCGTCAACAGCGACAAAGTGCAGTTAAAGTCCAGACGTATTCATTGGATGTAGACCCGAGTACCACGATTCTGGACTGTTTGAATTTGATTAAATGGCAGCAGGATGGGTCTCTAGCTTTTCGAAAAAACTGTCGCAATACCATTTGTGGTAGCTGCAGTATGCGGATTAATCATCGGGCGGCTTTGGCCTGTCAACAGAACGTGAAAGCAGAATTAGCCCGTTCTTATTCAGCCTGGAATCAACAGAACGGAGCCGACTCAGATCGAGAAAATCCAGACTCAATTCCCGTGATAGAAATTGCGCCCATGGGGAATATGCCAGTCATTAAAGACTTGGTTGTGGACATGAATCAGTTTTGGCAAAATTTGGACCAGGTTGAACCTTATGTCAGTTCTTCCAGCCGACAAGTCCCTGAGCGGGAGTTTCTCCAGTCTCCAGAAGATCGCAGCAAGCTTGATCAAATGGGGAATTGTATTTTATGTGGGGCTTGTTATTCGGACTGTAATGCCCTCCCGGCAAATGGGTCTTTTGTGGGTCCCCATGCTTTGGCAAAAGCCCACCGATTATTAGCCGATACTCGTGATCAAGCGACGGAACATCGCCTTGAACAATATAACCAGGATATCCAAGGGGTCTGGGGGTGTACCCGTTGTTTTAATTGCAATACGGTATGCCCGATGGGTGTGGCTCCCCTGGATCAGATCAGTAAAATCAAATCTCAGGTCCTGGCGAACCCAACGCTTCCTGACAGTCGCCCCCTGCGCCATCGGAGGGTCTTGGTGGATTTAGTCCAAGAGGGGGGCTGGATTGATGAACGGAAATTTGGGTTGAAAGTGGTGGGCAATAACTTTAAAGATCTGCCAGGGCTTTTCAGTCTGGTGCCTTTGGCGGGACAAATGCTCCGGCGCCAAAAACTGCCGATTAAATTTGATGCTTCAACCGGGACAGATGAAGTGCGAGGGCTGATTGAGGCCGTTAAAAAGCGGCAGTCTAAGGCGGCTTCTCAGAGCGAGTCAACGCGCTAA
- a CDS encoding superoxide dismutase, with amino-acid sequence MVYQLPDLPYDYNALEPHISARTLEFHHDKHHAAYVTKCNGMTKDTPMDDMSIEEVIQSAYKDAAKAGLFNNAAQAWNHSFYWNSMKPGGGGLPGGALAAQINTDFGNYDNFKAAFKEAGATQFGSGWAWLVLENGKLKITKTPNAENPLVYGQTPLLTMDVWEHAYYLDFQNSRPGYIDTFLSSLVNWDFAAQNFGAA; translated from the coding sequence ATGGTTTACCAACTACCTGACCTGCCGTACGATTACAACGCTTTAGAGCCCCATATTTCTGCCCGAACCCTAGAGTTTCACCATGACAAACACCATGCAGCATATGTGACCAAGTGTAATGGCATGACCAAGGATACTCCGATGGATGACATGTCCATTGAGGAAGTCATTCAGTCTGCCTACAAGGATGCTGCCAAAGCCGGTCTCTTTAACAATGCAGCCCAAGCTTGGAACCACAGCTTTTATTGGAACTCCATGAAGCCCGGCGGCGGTGGTCTGCCCGGTGGTGCATTAGCGGCCCAAATCAATACAGATTTTGGCAACTACGATAACTTTAAGGCTGCTTTTAAGGAAGCTGGCGCAACTCAGTTTGGCAGTGGCTGGGCTTGGCTCGTCCTGGAGAATGGCAAGCTAAAAATTACTAAAACGCCCAATGCTGAAAATCCTTTGGTCTATGGGCAAACCCCTTTGCTGACGATGGATGTTTGGGAGCATGCCTATTATCTAGATTTCCAAAACAGCCGTCCTGGCTATATTGACACCTTTTTATCTAGCTTGGTCAACTGGGACTTTGCCGCCCAAAACTTTGGAGCTGCCTAA
- a CDS encoding ubiquinol-cytochrome c reductase iron-sulfur subunit, whose amino-acid sequence MDRRTFLSWVGVGTLASSLPVVLAACTSSDSPEASSPEGSDTAESAAPATTADGFTEVGKLADLESNGSVVMEDFGGAPLLVIFNPDDKTKVVAFKNQCTHSQCPVDWNAEEGTLDCPCHGSKFKADGTVTNGPAKDSLPTYEAKVDGDAILVKAG is encoded by the coding sequence ATGGATCGTCGTACATTTCTCTCGTGGGTAGGAGTTGGTACATTAGCCAGCAGCTTACCTGTGGTGCTCGCTGCCTGCACCTCTAGTGACTCACCAGAAGCATCTTCACCAGAAGGCTCTGATACTGCTGAATCTGCCGCTCCAGCTACAACAGCAGATGGGTTCACCGAAGTCGGTAAGCTGGCAGACCTAGAAAGCAATGGGTCTGTGGTTATGGAAGACTTTGGTGGTGCCCCCCTACTCGTCATTTTCAATCCTGATGACAAAACCAAAGTCGTTGCGTTCAAAAATCAATGTACCCATAGTCAATGCCCTGTTGATTGGAATGCAGAAGAAGGGACCCTGGATTGCCCCTGCCATGGTTCCAAGTTCAAGGCAGATGGGACCGTTACCAACGGTCCTGCAAAAGACTCACTTCCTACCTATGAAGCGAAGGTAGACGGAGACGCCATCTTGGTGAAAGCGGGCTAA
- a CDS encoding peroxiredoxin has translation MAVFATERVPDVVFKTRVRDESVSGPNPYRWQDKTTQDIFGGKRVVLFSLPGAFTPTCSSTHLPRYEELHEEIKAQGVDEIICLSVNDAFVMFQWGKHQGADKVFLLPDGNGEFTRKMGMLVDKSNLGFGMRSWRYSMVVNDGQIEKMFIEADYGDNCPTDPFEVSDADTMLAYLKGAHASTAPTAAAVG, from the coding sequence ATGGCTGTATTTGCAACTGAGCGAGTGCCTGACGTCGTCTTCAAGACCCGAGTTCGGGATGAGTCCGTTTCAGGACCCAATCCCTATCGATGGCAAGATAAAACCACCCAAGATATTTTTGGTGGCAAGCGGGTTGTTCTGTTCTCCCTGCCAGGTGCATTTACCCCCACCTGTTCATCGACTCACTTACCTCGCTATGAAGAGCTTCATGAAGAAATCAAAGCTCAGGGAGTTGATGAGATTATCTGTCTATCGGTGAATGATGCCTTTGTAATGTTCCAATGGGGTAAGCATCAAGGGGCGGATAAAGTCTTTTTGCTGCCCGATGGCAATGGTGAATTCACCCGCAAGATGGGGATGTTGGTGGACAAGTCTAATCTAGGCTTTGGTATGCGCTCTTGGCGCTATTCGATGGTGGTTAATGATGGCCAAATCGAAAAAATGTTTATTGAAGCGGATTACGGCGATAACTGTCCCACCGATCCTTTTGAGGTATCTGATGCCGATACGATGTTGGCCTATCTCAAAGGTGCCCATGCCAGCACAGCTCCTACTGCAGCAGCAGTGGGCTAA
- a CDS encoding SDR family oxidoreductase produces MVVSQPQNPSRSAAKVVLITGCSSGIGKALALEFHHQGYQVYATARNLADMEELAQQGMATLKLDVTCPAEIAAVIDTLVAETQRLDILVNNAGYAVMGPLLDIPHAELVNQFQTNVFAPIQLIQQVVPLMEEGGLILNLGSVSGIMSTPFAGSYCASKAALHALSDALRMELAPFNIQVVTVRAGAIQSQFGQTASQRAERLLPPNSRYQHLAPQIQARAQASQNQATPAATLAQQLVHRIQRSDRLPPEISIGHKSLTLPLLKRWLPTRLLDRILRRKFGLGDWQPGPLQK; encoded by the coding sequence ATGGTCGTCTCCCAACCGCAAAACCCATCCCGTTCAGCGGCTAAAGTGGTGCTGATTACGGGCTGCTCCTCGGGAATTGGCAAAGCCCTCGCCCTAGAATTTCACCACCAGGGCTATCAGGTCTATGCCACTGCTCGAAACCTGGCTGATATGGAAGAATTGGCCCAACAAGGGATGGCTACATTGAAGTTAGATGTCACTTGCCCGGCAGAGATTGCCGCTGTCATTGATACCCTGGTGGCAGAGACGCAGAGGCTCGATATTCTGGTGAATAATGCAGGCTATGCGGTAATGGGACCGTTACTGGATATTCCCCATGCCGAGCTGGTGAACCAGTTTCAAACCAATGTATTTGCACCGATCCAGCTGATTCAGCAGGTGGTACCGTTGATGGAGGAGGGAGGTCTAATCCTTAATTTGGGCAGTGTCTCAGGAATCATGAGTACGCCGTTTGCAGGTTCCTACTGTGCGTCTAAAGCGGCCTTACATGCGTTATCTGATGCATTGCGCATGGAACTGGCCCCTTTTAATATCCAAGTGGTGACCGTGCGAGCCGGGGCTATTCAATCCCAGTTTGGGCAAACAGCCTCCCAAAGGGCTGAACGGTTGCTCCCTCCCAATTCTCGATATCAACACCTCGCTCCTCAAATCCAGGCGCGCGCCCAGGCATCTCAGAACCAGGCCACGCCTGCTGCTACCTTGGCCCAACAGCTCGTGCATCGGATTCAGCGATCCGATCGACTCCCCCCTGAAATTTCCATTGGCCATAAAAGTCTTACCTTGCCACTGTTAAAACGATGGCTACCGACTCGACTATTGGATCGAATTTTGAGGCGGAAATTTGGCCTAGGAGATTGGCAACCGGGTCCATTGCAGAAATAA